TCCAGGCTACCCCACGACCCCTCACTGATACGGGATAAGATCATCTATAATCTCCTTATGCGTCAGCAGCATGCGTCTGCAACAGTACCGCTCCAGACCGAGATCGTTGAGGATCTCCTTGGGATCCTCACCCGCCTCTTTCCGCTGTTTAAATTCTTCCCATGCTGTGGAAATAACTTTACCGCATGTGAAACATCGGATTGGTATCATATAGATCGATCTCTCTCTATTATTTCATTCATCTCAACGATAAGACTTTTGGAATTTCTTGCGTGCGCCACGACCATGGGGTTTCTTTGTTTCTTTCTGTCGTGAATCATTGACAAGCAATGTACGGTCATACGTAAGATAGGCATCCTTAATCTTCGGATCGTT
This window of the Methanoculleus sp. SDB genome carries:
- a CDS encoding DNA-directed RNA polymerase subunit N; the encoded protein is MIPIRCFTCGKVISTAWEEFKQRKEAGEDPKEILNDLGLERYCCRRMLLTHKEIIDDLIPYQ